The Terriglobus roseus region AATACTGACGGCAAAGTCGCGGGTCAGGTCGTTTTCACTTCGTACACCATGCCGGGAGCAGATCGTCCCGTGACATTTGCAGTGAATGGTGGCCCCGGCGCTGCCAGTGTTTATTTGAACTTTGGAGCCATCGGCCCCAAGCGCGTGCCCTTCGGCGAGGACAACTCCTCACCATCCGATACACCCACGCTGGTCGACAATCCCGGCACCTGGCTGGACTTTACCGATCTGGTCTTCATTGATCCCATCGGCACGGGCTTCAGCCGTTCTGAGGTTTCTGAAGCAGAGTCGAAGAAGCTTTTCTATGCGCCGACAGCCGATGTGAACTATCTCTCGCGCATCATCTATGACTGGTTGTTGAAGAACGGCCGCATGATGTCGCGGAAGTATCTCATCGGTGAAAGCTATGGCGGCTTCCGTGGTCCTCGCATCACGCGCTATCTGCAGACACAACTCGGTGTGGGGCTGAATGGTGTAGTGCTGGTGTCGCCTTATCTGAATCCCAGCATTACCGATAACGGCGATCTGTCTCCGCTGCCATGGATTGTCACCATGCCATCGATGGCTGCAGCGAACCTGGAGCGTCAGGGCAAACTAACATCCGCGTCGATGAAGGATGTCATTGACTATGCCGAGGGCGAGTACGCCACCGACCTGATCCGCGGCAGCTCTGATCCCGGTACGAAAGATCGCATGGTTGCGAAGGTGACGCAGCTCACCGGACTTGATCCTGATTTCGTGCGTGCTGAAGGTGGCCGCATTGAGCCGGATGTCTTCTTGCGAGAGGTTCATCGCAAGGAAGGCAAGTTGGGCAGCGTGTATGACTCCAACGTCACGGCATTAGATCCGTTTCCATATAACCGCGATCAGAAGACAGGTGATCCCATCCTGGATACGATCATTGCCCCACTGACGCAGAGCATGGTGAATTTCGTCACGCAGACAGTGGGCTGGAAGGTGGATGGCCGGTATAACGCCCTGAGCTATGAAGTGGGCCGTATGTGGGATCGTTCCGGAAGGGATGAGCGCAGCGGATCGGGAACACAGTTAAGGCAGGCGGTTGCAGCCGATCCAAAGCTGCATGTTCTGATTGCGCATGGCTGGAATGATCTTTCCTGCCCATTTATGGGATCGATAGTGACCGTGAATCAGATACCGCAAGCCACTGCGCAAAGAATTCTGATCCATGAATACCCCGGTGGACACATGTTTTACACGCGTCCTGGTAGTCAGAAGAGTCTGAAACAAGATGCCCGTGAACTTTTTACAAGTCATTAATCTGTAGTGGTTTATAGAAGGCTGCGGTCATGTTTTCCGCAGCCTTTTCCACGTTTGCGGTTGCACTGAGGCGGACGGCCCTGTAATGTCAATCAAGTCGAGCGCAGTGGTTGAGCGCGAAACGAAAGTAGCAAGCAAGTGGTAAGAAACAAGCCGCTTGACACAAGCCGAAACGGTTTGTATAAATGAAAAGTCAACCGGCAAGCGAAACGCTGCAAGTTGACAAAAGCCGAAAGGCTTGATATAAAAGAAAAGTCGACAAGCGGTCAGTATGAAGCGGTCGAGTGGGTAGCCGAAAGGCAGCCTGCAGCGTAAGACTCGAAAGAGCAGCAAATCAGTCCAAGCGTTTGTCACGCGAGGTCAAGCTGAGAGCGAAAGTTCTGGCGACCCAATCGACAAACCCAAGCACTGTAAGTAGAGATTGGAAGGGGCAGAAGCCCCGAGCCAAACATTCGCGACTCTGTCGCAGTTTGCGCTTGAGATGTTTTGAGAGATTGTGAGCGGTAAATGTCTGCGCGCAACATGCGTAGAGTGCGTCTTCGCTAAGAATGCTAAGTCGCCGCCGACTCCATACTGATAAGCAAGCGTTGCCCGCGGGGCTAGCGTCGACCAAGAGGATCGAGCAAACGAGCTTAATAGTATAGAGGCGAGCGGGTTGACAGGCAAGCGAAAACGCGATACTCTTAAGAAGTTGCAGCGAGGCAGTCAAGAGCGAAAGCGACGCGGTCTGAAGCGAAAAGCTGAAGATACGGCGAGCAAGTAGCCAGAGCGCGAAAGCGTAAAAGACACCAGCTCATACAAGTTCGAGGACACAACTGTCGAGTCGATGACTGACAGCGTCCTTGATCCAAAGCAGACGGCTTAGGCCTGATCTGACTAGGATCTTTGACAACATGGTTGAACGTGCCAGTCGTGAGAATCATTAAACCTTACGGTTTAGTCATCTCACTAGTTTTATCCTCGCAGCCTTTTCGAGCGCTGCGAGGCGGCTGACAGCTACGGACCTCCGTCCTGTAGCGCAGCCAACCAGTATTCAAACGAGAGTTTGATCCTGGCTCAGAATCAACGCTGGCGGCGTGCCTAACACATGCAAGTCGCACGAGAAAGGGACTTCGGTCCTGAGTAAAGTGGCGCACGGGTGAGTAACACGTGAATGATCTACCTCCGAGTGGGGAATAACTGAGGGAAACCTTAGCTAATACCGCATAACACTTACGAGTCAAAGCAGCAATGCGCTTGGAGAGGAGTTCGCGGCAGATTAGCTAGTTGGCGGGGTAATGGCCCACCAAGGCGATGATCTGTATCCGGCCTGAGAGGGCGCACGGACACACTGGAACTGAAACACGGTCCAGACTCCTACGGGAGGCAGCAGTGGGGAATTTTGCGCAATGGGGGAAACCCTGACGCAGCAACGCCGCGTGGAGGATGAAGTCTCTTGGGACGTAAACTCCTTTCGATAGGGAAGATAATGACGGTACCTATAGAAGAAGCCCCGGCTAACTTCGTGCCAGCAGCCGCGGTAATACGAGGGGGGCAAGCGTTGTTCGGAATTATTGGGCGTAAAGGGCGCGTAGGCGGTTTGGCAAGTTTGGTGTGAAATCTTCGGGCTCAACTCGAAGTCTGCACCGAAAACTGCCGGGCTTGAGTATGGGAGAGGTGAGTGGAATTTCCGGTGTAGCGGTGAAATGCGTAGATATCGGAAGGAACACCTGTGGCGAAAGCGGCTCACTGGACCATTACTGACGCTGAGGCGCGAAAGCTAGGGGAGCAAACAGGATTAGATACCCTGGTAGTCCTAGCCCTAAACGATGATTGCTTGATGTGGCAGGTACCCAATCCTGCCGTGTCGAAGCTAACGCGATAAGCAATCCGCCTGGGGAGTACGGTCGCAAGGCTGAAACTCAAAGGAATTGACGGGGGCCCGCACAAGCGGTGGAGCATGTGGTTTAATTCGACGCAACGCGAAGAACCTTACCTGGGCTCGAAATGTACGGGAATCACTTAGAAATAGGTGCGCCTAGCAATAGGCCCGTATATAGGTGCTGCATGGCTGTCGTCAGCTCGTGTCGTGAGATGTTGGGTTAAGTCCCGCAACGAGCGCAACCCTTATCTCCAGTTGCTACCATTTAGTTGAGCACTCTGGCGAAACCGCCTCGGATAACGGGGAGGAAGGTGGGGATGACGTCAAGTCCTCATGGCCTTTATGTCCAGGGCTACACACGTGCTACAATGGCCGGTACAAACCGCTGCGAACCCGCGAGGGGGAGCCAATCGGAAAAAGCCGGCCTCAGTTCGGATTGGAGTCTGCAACTCGACTCCATGAAGCTGGAATCGCTAGTAATCGCAGATCAGAATGCTGCGGTGAATACGTTCCCGGGCCTTGTACACACCGCCCGTCACATCACGAAAGTGGGTTGCACTAGAAGTCGGTGCGCTAACCGCAAGGGAGCAGCCGCCCAAGGTGTAATTCATGATTGGGGTGAAGTCGTAACAAGGTAGCCGTAGGAGAACCTGCGGCTGGATCACCTCCTTTCTAAAGAGAAACCGATCCGGAAAGAAGAAGCGTCTCGCGTATCGCGAGCACCTCGAGTGAGTTTCTTCTGGCCCGGACACCTTACAAGGCTTCGGCTAAGTAAGAGTCTGAACTAAACCTCTCTTTGGTTAATGACTATCTGCACGATGGTCAACGATCGACTTAGTCGATCCGCACGTTCAACTGTGTCCTCGAAAATCTTTCGAGAGCCAACTGCTTCGGCAGGGAGCTCAAGGGAATTTAGGGGCTGCACCCGATGGCGATAAGTTATCGGGTGCACACCTCTGACCTGGGCCTGTAGCTCAGTTGGCTAGAGCGCACCCCTGATAAGGGTGAGGTCGGTAGTTCGAATCTACCCAGGCCCACCATCCTCTTGACGAGCCTCCTTGATGGAGATACTCTAATCAAGTTGGTGCGAATGGGGCTGTAGCTCAGTTGGGAGAGCGCCTGCTTTGCAAGCAGGATGTCATCGGTTCGATCCCGGTCAGCTCCACCAATACTCTCGAAAAGATAAGAATCTGGATGAGGTTGAGACCCAATGGTCTGAGCCTTGGACAGAGCATAGTCCAGCACCTCAGGGTGCAGCACGCAGAAGCGTGTGTGATGTTTGACAACTGAATAGATTGGGTAAACATAACTACAAGGCTGAGCCTTCAGCTTGCAGGTAGTCTCTGCAAAACTGAAGATTTAGTAATGAATGTGTCTTTAGGATAAGTAACAAGGCGAATAATATGGACACTCGCAACAGAGTAATCTGCGTGCGAGTAAATTCTATGAACAAGCTACTAAGGGCGCACGGTGGATGCCTTGGCAGAATCAGGCGATGAAGGACGTGGCAAGCTGCGATAAGCTTCGGGGAGCCGCACACAGGCGTTGATCCGGAGATTTCCGAATGGGGAAACCCACATACGCAAACCGTATGTATGACCCGCTGAATACATAGGCGGGCTCAGGCGAACGGGGGGAAGTGAACCATCTCAGTACCCCCAGGAGAAGAAAGAAACCTCGATTCCGATAGTAGTGGCGAGCGAACTCGGAATAGCCCAAACCCGTTTTATTTCGGTAACACGGGGGTTGTAGGGCCTGCAACAGTAGAGTTACCAATCCAGTAGATAGTCGAAGCCCTTGGAAAGGGGCCCCACAGAGCGTGACAGGCGCGTAAACGAAATTTATCTGGACTCGAAGCAGGTACCTGAGTAAGGCGGGGCACGAGAAACCCTGCTTGAATCCACGGGGACCATCCCGTAAGGCTAAATACTCGATTCTGACCGATAGTGAACCAGTACCGTGAGGGAAAGGCGAAAAGTACCCCTTTGAGGGGAGTGAAAAGTACCTGAAACCGTGTGCCTACAAGCAGTGGGAGGACTATGCCCGTAAGGGAATGTCTGACCGCGTGCCTATTGCATAATGAGCCGGCTAGTTATTCTTGTCAGCAAGGTTAAGCGTGAGCGAGCCGCAGCGAAAGCGAGTCTGAATAGGGCGTTAAGTTGGCAGGAATAGACGCGAAGCGGGATGATCTACCCTTGGCCAGGTTGAAGATGGGGTAACACCCATTGGAGGACCGAACCGGTGTTTGTTGAAAAAAGCTCGGATGAGCTGAGGGTAGGGGTGAAAGGCTAATCAAATTCCGTGATAGCTCGTTCTCTCCGAAATAGCTTTAGGGCTAGCCTCGGGTGATTTGCGTTGGTGGTAGAGACATGATTGGACTAGGGGGCTTTCCGGCTTACTGAATCCAGCCAAACTTCGAATGCCAATGACAACCAGCCCGGGAGTCAGACTGTGGGGGCTAAGCTTCACAGTCGAGAGGAAAACAGTCCAGACCGCCTGCTAAGGTCCCCAAATTATAGTTAAGTGGGAAAGGAAGTCGGAACGCTCAGACAGCCAGGAGGTTGGCTTAGAAGCAGCCATCCTTTAAAGAAAGCGTAATAGCTCACTGGTCAAGCGGTCCGGTGCCGACAATACAACGGGGCTAAAACTATATACCGAAGCAGCGGATGCACACTTTGTGTGCGTGGTAGGAGAGCATTCTCGCGACAATGAAGTACGACTGAGAAGACGTATGGAGTTTCGAGAAGAGACCCTGCCGGCATAAGTAGCGATAATGAAGGTGAGAACCCTTCACGCCGAAAGTCTAAGGTTTCCTGAGGAAGGTTAATCCGCTCAGGGTTAGGCGGTCCCTAAGCTGAGGCCGAAAGGCGTAAGCGATGGACATCCGGTTAATATTCCGGACCTCCCAATTGGTCGTTATTACGATGGGGTGACGCAGAAGGATAGGCAGGTCGTCATATGGCTATGGCGGTCGATGCACGTAAGCTGGACCAGATAGGCAAATCCGTTTGGTCTTAACAGTGAGGTGCAAAGCAAGCCCTTAAGGGTGTAAGCTGCTGATTTCATGCTGCCAAGAAAAACCTCTAAGGAGAACGATTGGGAACCGTACCCCAAACCGACACAGGTAGACGAGGAGAATATCCAAAGGCGCTCGAGTGAAGGCTTGTTAAGGAACTCGGCAAATTAGACCCGTAACTTCGGGAGAAGGGTCACCACGGTAGGGTTCATAGCCCGAGGTGGTCGCAGTGAAACGCGTACGGCGACTGTTTAACAAAAACACAGGTCTCTGCAAAGTCTAAAACGACGTATAGGGGCTGACTCCTGCCCGGTGCTGGAAGGTTAAAAGGAGGGGTTAGCGCAAGCGAAGCTCTGAATTGAAGCCCCAGTGAACGGCGGCCGTAACTATAACGGTCCTAAGGTAGCGAAATTCCTTGTCGGGTAAGTTCCGACCTGCACGAATGGAGTAACGATCGTACGACTGTCTTAACGAGTTGCTCGGCGAACTTGTAGTACCGGTGAAGATGCCGGTTACCCGCAGCTAGACGAAAAGACCCCGTGCACCTTTACTATACTTTTACTGTGGGTTACGGCAATTGCTGCGCAGGATAGGTGGGAGGCTTTGATCCCGGACTCTCGGGTTCGGAGGAGCCAACGGTGAGATACCACCCTGCGATTGTTGTGACTCTAACCTCCTCCCCTGATCGGGGAGAGGGACATAGTAAGACGGGTAGTTTGACTGGGGCGGTCGCCTCCTAAATTGTAACGGAGGCGCGCGAAGCTACACTCAGGCTGTTTGGAAATCAGCCGTCGAGTGCAAAGGCATAAGTGTGGTTAACTGCGAGACCTACAAGTCGAGCAGATGCGAAAGCAGGCCTTAGTGATCCGGTGGTTCTGTATGGAAGGGCCATCGCTCAACGGATAAAAGGTACGCCGGGGATAACAGGCTGATCATTGCCAAGAGTTCATATCGACGCAATGGTTTGGCACCTCGATGTCGGCTCATCGCATCCTGGAGCTGTAGAAGGTTCCAAGGGTTAGGCTGTTCGCCTATTAAAGCGGTACGTGAGCTGGGTTCAGAACGTCGCGAGACAGTTCGGTCTCTATCTGCTGTGGGCGTAGGAGATTTGAAGGGGGCTGTCCTTAGTACGAGAGGACCGGGATGGACGAACCTCTTGTGTTCCAGTTGTCTTGCCAAAGGCACGGCTGGGTAGCGAAGTTCGGTTATGATAACCGCTGAATGCATATAAGCGGGAAGCATGCCCTAAGATGAGATCTCCCAACCCGTAAGGGATAAGAAGGGCCCTGGAAGACCACCAGGTTGATAGGCTGGATGTGGAAGTGCAGTAATGCATGTAGCTTACCAGTACTAATCGCCCGTTCGGCTTGATCATAGAATTTACTCTGCGCAGAAACTCTGCGATCCTAGAGAGATAATTCAATACAAGCCAAGTAGTTATATAAGACAAATCCAAATTTTGGTATATCGTCTACTCAATCTATTCAGTCGTGAAACCTCGCGCATGCGAGTTTCGACAATTTGCTGGTGAGAATACCGCGAGGGCCACACCCGTTCCCATCCCGAACACGGAAGTTAAGTCTCGCTGGGCCGATGGTACTGCACGGGTAGCTGTGTGGGAGATTAGGTGATCGCCAGCATTACATTGAAAAGCCCACTCTTCGGAGTGGGCTTTTCGCATTTGAGCAGTTATTAATCCCACATCATCGACTTAGATAACTTGCCCGAGAATGCCGTGTACTTTTAGGCCTCGAAGTTACTGCATAAGTCCCATGAAAAACACCTTCTTTACTCGCCTGGCGGCGAGCAAAGAAGGAAAAGGGTATCTCGTTTTATCGATCGCTCGTGTGTCGCCTATGTATCGGCGCGCCAACGAGTGGCTAGCTTTCGTAGAAAGCCACGGCCTCGAGTTACTGCATGCAGCGATCTATTCGCGGATGATCTTTACGAAGACGCCATCCGGCAATGACTTCCCACCCAATAAATGAATAGCGCCATCACGAACGAAGCCACGCAGCATTTCCCCTTGGGGGGGAGCTGACACTTCGGACCGTTGAGGGACAGGATCCATCCGACGAGGAGCTGCTGGCTCCGAAGACTTTTGGGGATATGGAGTGGCCTTTGCGGGAGCTGGTGTCTTCCCCATGCCGCGATCCATGGCCTCATTGGCAAGCCGGTCCGCGGTTTTGTTCTTGTGCCGCAGGGCATGGCTGATGTTGAACAGGTCCAGGCGCGCAATCCGCCGTTTGGCTTCTTCGAAGAGCGGCCGGAGATCAGGGCTATTGACCTTGTACTTGCCCTGGATCTGTTTCACCATCAGCTCGCTGTCGCTGACGACCTTGAGGCGCGTGTAACCGTTATCCAAAGCCCACTGAAGAACACCCAGCAGGCCGCTGTATTCGGCAAAGTTGTTTGTCTTGAATCCAAGGAATTCGCTTAGTTCTGCGAGAACAACGCCATCTTCTTTCGCAATAACGGCACCATATCCCGCAGGACCAGGATTACCTCGTGCTCCGCCATCGCAATGGGCCAGAAGAGTAATGGCTGCGGTGTTGCGGGGGGACGAAGGCTGGGGCGACGCGAATAGATCTCCGGTAGACATCGATCTATTAAAACAGGTACTTCGTGCTGTTCTCGACGCCTTCGGCGTAGCAGATCAGTGAGAGCGTCTTACAGGACAGTAGTACCGCTGACGAAGACCTGATCTGTCTTGTTCCCAAGAAGGCGATACAGCGCAAACTGCCGCGAACTACCGTGACGAAGCTCCATGAGTATCTCCGCACGGTTGGTCGCATCGGCGTCGACCACGTCAATGGGACGATACCGTGGAATCCGGTCAAGATGCATGCTATCGGTGACCGTCCGCATCGCGGGATGAAGTGTTCCATCAGGATCGGTATTCGCGACGACTGTCACATAGCGCTCCGGCGCTGAATCCGTCGCTGGAACCCGCGCAAAGAAGGTGTAACTGACGGGCGCGCTGAAATAAAGCTGGTAGGCGCCCATCTGTTCATCCGCAAACGTGACCGAAGGGGAAGCAGGAGCCGTTGTCTTCGCAGTCCTTGTGCTGCGGTTGCGAGCGGTAGTTGTCTTCGCAGTGGTCGCGGGCTTAACGGGCGCAGCTGCAGAAGGCTTCGGAGCTGCGGTTGTTTCCAACGCATCCGTTGCGAGTGCCGGATTCATCACAACCGCACGCGCCAGATCTTCCAACGCACTGAGTGCAGTCGCGCGCTCCGTGTTGTTGCTGAATTTGTAAGTGAAATCGTGCGCTGGACGGTCTTTCGCATCACTGACAGCAACGATCGAATCCAGCGGTGTAGAAAGCGTAGAAACAGTCGAGGCTTTTACCTTCACGACAGCCTGGGTATCATCCTTGGCCGTGGTGATCGCACCGCGTCGCAGGACCGGGCCACCCGACATGGTGTCGCCGCTGGAGATGGTACCGCCCTCCGTCACGGTCTCGTTGGCGGAAGATCGAACATCGGATGGGCCGGCCGCTCGCGTTTCAGCAGCCTTGGCAGTGCTGCGGCTTGCCAGCTCCATTGGATCTGGTGGAAGCGCATTCGGATCATCTTCTTCCGCGGCACGATGGCGGATGGTGGGGCGATCCGGATCGTCGGCAGGAGCATTGTTCTGCGTAACGGTCGCCTCGGGTGGCTTCTTGGAATCTTTCTTATTTGCCTTACCCTGATCTCCCGTGTTGTGCGCGGAAGATTCAGGCGAACGGTGCAGCGTGGGGCGCTCCGGATCGACAGAATCCTTGTCCTTCTTGCCGGAACCGTAGTCGTCCAGCGTTACCTTTGCAGGCGTATCTTCCTCGCGGCACTCTTCGGGAATCGCAGCCGCAGCGGCTTTCGGATCGGCTGTCTTGGAATCAGAAGACTTTGAACCAAAGTGAGGCTTGCCATCGTCCTTAGGGGCTTCCTGCACAACATGCGCGTTGCCGCAGTTCGGTCGAATGCGTCCAGCCTTGGGTGCCTTTGGAGCGGACACACGCCCGTAGCCGAACCAACCGTCATCGAACGGCAGGTTAGCGGCAATTGCGCTTCCCGCAAAATTCCGCGATGCAATCAGATCAAAAACATTCTGCTGCACGCCGCTCTTCTGCAGGTCGTAGCGAATACCGGATTCAAGGGCGAAAGGAATGGGCCGAGCCAGGTAAATGCCAGCGTCTTCATAGTGGCCACCAATGAAAAGCGACACCGGGATAAGCCGAGCAGCCTTTGGCTTCAATGGGTCATCGCCAACGTATTCGTACAGCGCGACGGCGCGCGTTACCTGATCCGGTTTCGCAACCTTGTGCATTTGCGCAACCGCCGCAAGAGGCAGCGAGCACAACACGGTTGCGGCAGAAAGCCAACGCATGGCGAACGAGCGGGCGTGCATACTACTCCATTGGACGGCGAAACGTTCTCAACAGCATACGCGGCGTAAGCTAGGAACTATGAAGATTGGCGACATCGTAGACTTTACGCTCAACGACCAGGACGGCAACAGCGTCTCTCTTTCACAGTTTCGCGGATCGCCCGTGGTGCTGTTTTTCTACCCTCGCGCAGACACGCCGGGCTGCACCGTAGAAGCCTGCGAATTTCGCGACATTTACAGCAAACTGAAGTCCGCAGGGGCGATTTTGCTGGGCATTTCGCGCGATACAGAGTCGAAGCAGAAGAAGTTCGCCACAAAATTTTCGCTGCCTTACACCCTGTTGGCAGATCCGGAACTAACTGTAGCCAAAAAGTTTGATGTGGTGCGCGACGCCACCATGTATGGCAAGCCCGTGATCAAAATTGAGCGATCAACGTTCTTGTTTGATCGCGAAGGCAAACTCTCAGCTGAATTCCGCAAGGTAAAGCCGGAAGGCCATGCAGCAGAGATGCTTGAGGCTATCGGTAAGGCCTAGCCGCCGGGTAGCTCAGTAGGCTGGAAAAATCAGTGTCTGCTGAGGCGAGATGCTCGCCTCAGTACCCTTTGCGGGGGCGGCATCGGCCGTCTCTCGTTGCCCCTGCTTGCCTTGCTGCGTAATCACCTGGCTTAACTCATCCTGACCATTGATTCGCGCAATCTGAAGACTCAGTTCGCCGGCGCTGGACATTTGTCCGGCCGCAGCCACGGTAACCACCGTTAGCTCTACCGGACTACCTGCTGGAGCATT contains the following coding sequences:
- a CDS encoding ribonuclease HI family protein encodes the protein MSTGDLFASPQPSSPRNTAAITLLAHCDGGARGNPGPAGYGAVIAKEDGVVLAELSEFLGFKTNNFAEYSGLLGVLQWALDNGYTRLKVVSDSELMVKQIQGKYKVNSPDLRPLFEEAKRRIARLDLFNISHALRHKNKTADRLANEAMDRGMGKTPAPAKATPYPQKSSEPAAPRRMDPVPQRSEVSAPPQGEMLRGFVRDGAIHLLGGKSLPDGVFVKIIRE
- a CDS encoding peroxiredoxin; the encoded protein is MKIGDIVDFTLNDQDGNSVSLSQFRGSPVVLFFYPRADTPGCTVEACEFRDIYSKLKSAGAILLGISRDTESKQKKFATKFSLPYTLLADPELTVAKKFDVVRDATMYGKPVIKIERSTFLFDREGKLSAEFRKVKPEGHAAEMLEAIGKA
- a CDS encoding S10 family peptidase: MRFPLLSHHLALAAVLCVSAPCFAQEHGDEPPQAAPPATKDAARDAKDKPSFPPLPADAHVEQSITLDGKPLKYTVTVGTLPVRNTDGKVAGQVVFTSYTMPGADRPVTFAVNGGPGAASVYLNFGAIGPKRVPFGEDNSSPSDTPTLVDNPGTWLDFTDLVFIDPIGTGFSRSEVSEAESKKLFYAPTADVNYLSRIIYDWLLKNGRMMSRKYLIGESYGGFRGPRITRYLQTQLGVGLNGVVLVSPYLNPSITDNGDLSPLPWIVTMPSMAAANLERQGKLTSASMKDVIDYAEGEYATDLIRGSSDPGTKDRMVAKVTQLTGLDPDFVRAEGGRIEPDVFLREVHRKEGKLGSVYDSNVTALDPFPYNRDQKTGDPILDTIIAPLTQSMVNFVTQTVGWKVDGRYNALSYEVGRMWDRSGRDERSGSGTQLRQAVAADPKLHVLIAHGWNDLSCPFMGSIVTVNQIPQATAQRILIHEYPGGHMFYTRPGSQKSLKQDARELFTSH